From a single Euzebya rosea genomic region:
- a CDS encoding LVIVD repeat-containing protein, giving the protein MTTFRARLLGSFAALLFALVTGPVTATAGPLIGTIGPAWFGTSNTNLDLNIPINSGTAGARVVGEQLFVTDQNGLTVYDISNPSLPIPQGFVPIPQQYYFTEEDVPSNGEIALVGQFGDLTPSIQLNVVDVSLDDNPGGQPTVIGTLPGMDEHTFECARDCTYAYGSAGSIIDLTDPTAPEDIGDWTDAVRARGHSFGRSTHDVTEVVPGILLTSSNPMFLLDVRTTPEAPEVIGVGSFTDNRFIHANLWPYHGDLPDNPADPNAEGWEPDWDAFDRFVLVGGETAPLPFACDQGDGAFMTMEWERTDTDPVPDGQADFVEMTFDPANGIGDEYRPDPGTFVDGGSAYSQYCTHWFTTQPGGFHDGGLLAMGWYEYGVRFLEVEEDGRITETGWLIPAGGSTSAAYWVDDDTVLTADYQRGVDVLSYDDEVDPDDTEMVTMPGVRFERAIIQRPTVLEDWYTGFGCPLPS; this is encoded by the coding sequence ATGACCACCTTTCGCGCCCGCCTGCTCGGCAGCTTCGCCGCCCTCCTGTTCGCCCTCGTCACGGGGCCGGTGACCGCCACCGCCGGGCCGCTGATCGGCACGATCGGTCCGGCGTGGTTCGGGACCAGCAACACCAACCTGGACCTCAACATTCCGATCAACTCCGGCACGGCCGGGGCGCGCGTGGTGGGCGAGCAGCTGTTCGTCACCGACCAGAACGGCCTGACCGTCTACGACATCAGCAACCCGTCGCTGCCGATCCCGCAGGGGTTCGTCCCGATCCCGCAGCAGTACTACTTCACCGAGGAGGACGTCCCCTCCAACGGTGAGATCGCCCTCGTCGGCCAGTTCGGCGACCTGACCCCGTCGATCCAGCTGAACGTCGTCGACGTCTCCCTGGACGACAACCCGGGCGGCCAGCCCACCGTCATCGGCACCCTCCCCGGGATGGACGAGCACACCTTCGAGTGCGCCCGCGACTGCACCTACGCCTACGGCTCGGCCGGCTCGATCATCGACCTGACCGACCCCACCGCGCCCGAGGACATCGGCGACTGGACCGACGCCGTCCGCGCTCGGGGTCACTCCTTCGGCAGGTCCACCCACGACGTGACCGAGGTCGTACCCGGCATCCTGCTGACCTCCTCCAACCCGATGTTCCTGCTGGACGTCCGCACCACCCCCGAGGCCCCCGAGGTCATCGGCGTCGGCAGCTTCACCGACAACCGCTTCATCCACGCCAACCTGTGGCCCTACCACGGTGACCTGCCCGACAACCCGGCCGACCCCAACGCCGAGGGATGGGAGCCGGACTGGGACGCCTTCGACCGGTTCGTGCTGGTCGGCGGCGAGACGGCTCCCCTGCCGTTCGCCTGCGATCAGGGCGACGGGGCGTTCATGACCATGGAGTGGGAGCGCACCGACACCGACCCCGTGCCCGACGGGCAGGCGGACTTCGTCGAGATGACCTTCGACCCGGCCAACGGGATCGGGGACGAGTACCGGCCCGATCCCGGCACCTTCGTCGACGGCGGATCCGCCTACAGCCAGTACTGCACCCACTGGTTCACCACCCAGCCCGGCGGGTTCCACGACGGCGGCCTCCTGGCGATGGGCTGGTACGAGTACGGCGTCCGGTTCCTCGAGGTCGAGGAGGACGGACGGATCACCGAGACCGGCTGGCTGATCCCCGCCGGCGGCTCGACCTCCGCCGCCTACTGGGTCGACGACGACACGGTGCTGACCGCGGACTACCAGCGCGGTGTCGACGTGCTGAGCTACGACGACGAGGTGGACCCCGACGACACCGAGATGGTGACGATGCCGGGCGTCCGCTTCGAACGCGCCATCATCCAGCGGCCGACCGTCCTCGAGGACTGGTACACCGGCTTCGGCTGCCCCCTCCCCAGCTGA